One genomic region from Biomphalaria glabrata chromosome 7, xgBioGlab47.1, whole genome shotgun sequence encodes:
- the LOC106059887 gene encoding uncharacterized protein KIAA1143 homolog, with product MPKPKQGSRHGINYVKNEDPSFIKQFKERIGHKDGPTLDSKRNSSNFEEEEEDDDAPEKEDEKPTVVVIHEGDLTAEEAEKEKKVIEEGPARLDEKITFKKPNKRSQDTTDSTTDSTGTMSSVKKSKESKKKKESLSKKTTNNSLLSFGGEDEDE from the exons ATGCCTAAGCCTAAGCAAGGCAGTCGACATGGtataaattatgtcaaaaaCGAGGACCCTTCTTTCATTAAGCAGTTCAAAGAAAGAATTGGACATAAAGATGGTCCAACCTTAGATTCAAAG AGAAATTCCAGTAAttttgaagaagaagaagaagatgatgatGCACCAGAGAAAGAAGATGAAAAACCAACTGTAGTAGTTATTCATGAAGGTGACTTGACTGCAGAAGAGGCTGAGAAGGAAAAGAAAGTTATTGAAGAAG GACCAGCAAGGCTGGATGAAAAAATAACATTCAAGAAACCAAATAAACGAAGTCAAGACACAACAGATTCCACCACAGACTCCACAGGCACAATGAGCAGTGTGAAAAAATCAAAAGAAtccaaaaaaaagaaagaatccttgtccaaaaaaacaacaaacaattccCTGCTATCATTCGGAGGGGAAGATGAAGATGAATAA
- the LOC106059884 gene encoding DNA repair protein complementing XP-C cells-like isoform X2 codes for MSCEKKIKKLTASDSDLNKSNAVDKPEKPPGCKSNMTTKRKSAQNDSDLPVKKVKKFKADEKKITSKSVTNGTPNKCSKKTKTRKIINAKQTKVSQSSKNDDLNKTNIQIVTTLNNESEKCAVKKRALQNENKVNKVTAIKKNKNDSNSKLQDATAKNLSQTKVLKKQKLEDQSQTPPKNVVKKIGKLPASQPKNFKEKLPSPQPIKPIDVNDPLTMLMMMEGNRNLATSSMGSFQPSEAGASTSQEMVYSDEDSEMSQEEIDSEEMSEWEEVQSHSVNEEKSQLPDKPVEITLEMPDILKHKKRNKKAFDWKLYLNRRVKRFKKEVAIDMHKVHLLCLLSLGLQQNQGLNDPTVLALAFSLLPAQLTVKSKSNLETQVENLLACYKKKFPLDKINHCTDIKLIQAPTLISSISEETISDARVWVLIFIALLRSVGVTVRLILSFQPMPFKVSENGDKSKEVKELKNKVKKQQNKKPKSDTVKTNSSSKKSKSHESSSQVARRSSMRESGKKAAEKNKKTLEILSHSSSDEESKESSQKTSKDKLSKTTKIKAKNKTEKSESETWNEDSRKILSPSTSDEEDSQTKSGVLGHDFWLEIYFPKTKKWICFDCFKCQFGKPHSLENSATQPLSYVLGFKNDGSVRDVTARYARQWLSHTRKLRTDEEWWTQTLFMFDQTSFEERTLEDDDIKSHLLVRPMPQTIGEFKNHPLYALQRHLLKFEAIYPETAVPLGYIRKEPVYARECVRVLHSRDNWLKEGRLVRLGEKPYKMVKSRPKWNKPKENPDALDLELFGEWQTEIYMAPPAFNGKVPKNDYGNVELFKPWMLPKGTVHIKGQGMNRVAKKLNIDIAPAMIGWDHHCGCSVPLMDGWVVCEEYADTLMTAWLEDQEIRAQREQEALEKRVYGNWRRLIRGLLIKERLKKKFLQNDQLVVTAEKEATFSDGEEACDAQQSWPCNRQQEVIKEISKKGTKSKLLAASKESELCEAKPEEMNNLENNFGDDTKDEVKLNLLTKVKEDNVGRKSSVISNERKTKLKLKQVKAQQTKVKDEETSSGESDEETDRKLKGKGIIVSQKKFAKMDKRVLEQKNKGKQSVLGTHPEKRGKARQSSAKKNNRKKKSEDETDDEESESDEGPGHLAKAASKGRQSLSRQAKANIKFVDKSDDEESFEED; via the exons ATGTCttgtgaaaagaaaattaaaaagctGACTGCATCtg aCTCTGACTTAAACAAATCAAATGCTGTAGATAAACCAGAGAAACCACCTGGATGTAAAAGTAACATGACTACTAAAAGAAAGAGTGCACAGAATGACTCTGATCTACCTgttaaaaaagtgaaaaaatttaaagcagatgaaaaaaaaatcacatcaaAATCTGTTACCAATGGGACGCCAAACAAATGtagcaaaaaaacaaagactagaaaaataataaatgcaAAGCAAACAAAAGTGTCACAGTCGAGTAAGAATGATGATTTGAACAAAACCAACATTCAGATTGTGACAACTTTAAACAATGAGTCAGAAAAATGTGCTGTCAAAAAGAGAGcactacaaaatgaaaacaaagtaAATAAGGTGACAGccattaagaaaaataaaaatgacagcAATTCAAAACTACAAGATGCAACAGCAAAGAATCTTTCACAGACTAAAgtccttaaaaaacaaaagctggaagatcaaTCTCAGACACCACCTAAAAACGTTGTAAAGAAAATTGGTAAACTTCCTGCCTCACAGCCtaaaaatttcaaagaaaaattaCCCTCACCACAACCCATAAAACCAATAGATGTGAATGACCCACTAACAATGTTAATGATGATGGAAGGAAACAGAAATCTTGCAACATCCTCTATGGGATCTTTTCAGCCATCTGAAGCAGGAGCCTCCACTTCTCAAGAAATGGTTTACTCAGATGAAGACAGTGAAATGTCGCAAGAGGAAATAGATTCAGAAGAAATGTCAGAATGGGAGGAGGTTCAAA GTCATAGTGTAAATGAAGAAAAGTCACAACTTCCTGATAAACCTGTGGAGATAACATTAGAAATGCCtgatatcttaaaacataagAAAAG aaacaaaaaagCATTTGACTGGAAACTATATTTAAACAGACGAGTAAAACGATTCAAAAAAGAAGTAGCCATAGATATGCATAAG gTGCACCTTCTTTGTCTTCTCTCCCTTGGCTTGCAACAAAATCAAGGCCTTAATGATCCAACAGTTTTGGCTCTTGCTTTCTCCCTCCTCCCAGCACAGCTCACAGTCAAATCTAAATCCAATTTGGAAACGCAAGTTGAAAATCTTCTTGCCTGCTATAAGAAAAAATTTCCACTAGACAAAATTAATCACTGTACAGACATCAAATTA ATACAAGCTCCAACTCTGATTTCTTCAATTTCTGAAGAGACTATATCAGATGCCAGGGTCTGGGTTCTG ATTTTTATTGCTCTGCTTAGATCTGTTGGAGTTACTGTGCGACTCATCCTTTCATTCCAGCCAATGCCTTTTAAAGTTAGTGAG AATGGTGATAAAAGTAAGGAAGTGAAAGAACTGAAGAATAAAGTcaagaaacaacaaaacaaaa AGCCTAAGAGTGATACTGTCAAAACAAACTCATCCAGCAAAAAGTCTAAATCCCATGAGAGTAGCTCACAAGTTGCTCGGCGCTCATCCATGAGAGAGTCAGGCAAGAAGGCAGCtgagaaaaacaagaaaacccTAGAAATTTTGAGCCATAGCTCTAGTGATGAAGAAAGCAAAGAGTCCAGTCAGAAGACCTCTAAAGACAAACTAAGTAAAactacaaagataaaggcaaagaATAAAACTGAGAAATCAGAGAGTGAGACTTGGAATGAAGACTCCAG GAAGATATTGTCTCCCTCTACCAGTGATGAAGAAGACAGTCAAACTAAATCTGGTGTTCTTG GTCATGATTTTTGGTTAGAAATTTATTTtccaaaaacaaagaaatggatCT gttttgattgttttaaatgtcagtTTGGTAAACCTCACTCACTGGAGAACTCTGCTACACAGCCCTTGAGTTATGTCCTAGGATTTAAGAAtg ATGGCAGTGTTAGAGATGTCACTGCCAGATATGCCAGACAATGGCTGTCACACACTAGAAAACTGAGAACAGATGAAGAGTGGTGGACACAGACACTGTTTATGTTTGACCAAACATCTTTTGAAGAGAGAACTTTGGAAGATGATGATATCAAAA GTCATCTTCTAGTACGTCCAATGCCACAAACTATTggagaatttaaaaatcacCCTTT ATATGCTCTACAACGCCATCTTCTCAAGTTTGAAGCTATTTATCCAGAGACCGCTGTTCCGCTTGGTTACATACGGAAGGAGCCAGTGTATGCCAGGGAATGTGTTCGTGTT CTTCATTCAAGAGACAACTGGCTTAAAGAAGGCCGTTTGGTTAGG CTTGGTGAGAAACCTTATAAAATGGTGAAATCCAGACCAAAGTGG AAtaagccaaaagaaaatccagatGCCCTAGACCTTGAACTATTTGGTGAATGGCAGACAGAGATTTACATGGCACCACCAGCATTTAAT GGAAAAGTACCAAAGAATGATTATGGTAACGTAGAACTCTTCAAGCCATGGATGTTACCTAAAGGCACTGTACACATTAAAg GGCAAGGAATGAATAGAGTTGCCaagaaactaaatatagacattgCCCCTGCAATGATTGGATGGGATCATCATTGTGGATGTTCTGTACCACT AATGGATGGCTGGGTTGTTTGTGAAGAATATGCTGACACACTGATGACTGCCTGGTTGGAAGATCAGGAAATTCGTGCACAAAGGGAACAAGAG GCTCTAGAAAAACGAGTGTATGGGAACTGGAGACGTTTGATTCGTGGATTGTTAATTAAAGAAAGATTAAAGAAGAAATTTTTGCAG AATGACCAGTTAGTTGTGACAGCTGAAAAAGAGGCTACATTCTCTGATGGTGAAGAGGCGTGTGATGCCCAACAATCCTGGCCTTGCAACCGCCAACAGGAAGTGATCAAAGAAATATCTAAAAAGGGCACAAAGTCCAAACTCTTGGCAGCATCTAAAGAATCTGAGCTGTGTGAAGCAAAGCCAGAAGAAATGAacaatttagaaaataattttggtGATGACACAAAAGATGAAGTTAAATTGAATTTACTAACAAAAGTCAAAGAAGATAATGTAGGCCGAAAGTCTAGTGTGATCtcaaatgaaagaaaaacaaagttaaaactaaaacaagtcAAAGCTCAGCAGACTAAGGTGAAGGATGAAGAAACCAGCTCTGGAGAATCAGatgaagagacagacagaaagctTAAAGGGAAAGGAATCATTGTTTCTCAAAAGAAATTTGCGAAAATGGATAAAAGAGTTCTGGAACAGAAAAACAAAGGGAAGCAATCAGTGCTAGGTACACACCCAGAAAAGAGAGGCAAGGCAAGACAATCAAGTGCCAAGAAAAATAATCGTAAGAAGAAATCTGAGGATGAAACAGATGATGAAGAGTCAGAGAGTGATGAAGGGCCTGGTCATTTAGCAAAGGCTGCTTCAAAAGGACGTCAGAGCTTGTCAAGGCAGGCTAAGGCTAACATTAAATTTGTGGACAAGAGTGATGATGAAGAAAGCTTTGAAGAAGATTGA
- the LOC106059884 gene encoding DNA repair protein complementing XP-C cells-like isoform X1, whose product MSCEKKIKKLTASDSDLNKSNAVDKPEKPPGCKSNMTTKRKSAQNDSDLPVKKVKKFKADEKKITSKSVTNGTPNKCSKKTKTRKIINAKQTKVSQSSKNDDLNKTNIQIVTTLNNESEKCAVKKRALQNENKVNKVTAIKKNKNDSNSKLQDATAKNLSQTKVLKKQKLEDQSQTPPKNVVKKIGKLPASQPKNFKEKLPSPQPIKPIDVNDPLTMLMMMEGNRNLATSSMGSFQPSEAGASTSQEMVYSDEDSEMSQEEIDSEEMSEWEEVQSHSVNEEKSQLPDKPVEITLEMPDILKHKKRNKKAFDWKLYLNRRVKRFKKEVAIDMHKVHLLCLLSLGLQQNQGLNDPTVLALAFSLLPAQLTVKSKSNLETQVENLLACYKKKFPLDKINHCTDIKLIQAPTLISSISEETISDARVWVLIFIALLRSVGVTVRLILSFQPMPFKVSENGDKSKEVKELKNKVKKQQNKKPKSDTVKTNSSSKKSKSHESSSQVARRSSMRESGKKAAEKNKKTLEILSHSSSDEESKESSQKTSKDKLSKTTKIKAKNKTEKSESETWNEDSSSEKEFQEVSFYSPKSLKKDLKILSNRKILSPSTSDEEDSQTKSGVLGHDFWLEIYFPKTKKWICFDCFKCQFGKPHSLENSATQPLSYVLGFKNDGSVRDVTARYARQWLSHTRKLRTDEEWWTQTLFMFDQTSFEERTLEDDDIKSHLLVRPMPQTIGEFKNHPLYALQRHLLKFEAIYPETAVPLGYIRKEPVYARECVRVLHSRDNWLKEGRLVRLGEKPYKMVKSRPKWNKPKENPDALDLELFGEWQTEIYMAPPAFNGKVPKNDYGNVELFKPWMLPKGTVHIKGQGMNRVAKKLNIDIAPAMIGWDHHCGCSVPLMDGWVVCEEYADTLMTAWLEDQEIRAQREQEALEKRVYGNWRRLIRGLLIKERLKKKFLQNDQLVVTAEKEATFSDGEEACDAQQSWPCNRQQEVIKEISKKGTKSKLLAASKESELCEAKPEEMNNLENNFGDDTKDEVKLNLLTKVKEDNVGRKSSVISNERKTKLKLKQVKAQQTKVKDEETSSGESDEETDRKLKGKGIIVSQKKFAKMDKRVLEQKNKGKQSVLGTHPEKRGKARQSSAKKNNRKKKSEDETDDEESESDEGPGHLAKAASKGRQSLSRQAKANIKFVDKSDDEESFEED is encoded by the exons ATGTCttgtgaaaagaaaattaaaaagctGACTGCATCtg aCTCTGACTTAAACAAATCAAATGCTGTAGATAAACCAGAGAAACCACCTGGATGTAAAAGTAACATGACTACTAAAAGAAAGAGTGCACAGAATGACTCTGATCTACCTgttaaaaaagtgaaaaaatttaaagcagatgaaaaaaaaatcacatcaaAATCTGTTACCAATGGGACGCCAAACAAATGtagcaaaaaaacaaagactagaaaaataataaatgcaAAGCAAACAAAAGTGTCACAGTCGAGTAAGAATGATGATTTGAACAAAACCAACATTCAGATTGTGACAACTTTAAACAATGAGTCAGAAAAATGTGCTGTCAAAAAGAGAGcactacaaaatgaaaacaaagtaAATAAGGTGACAGccattaagaaaaataaaaatgacagcAATTCAAAACTACAAGATGCAACAGCAAAGAATCTTTCACAGACTAAAgtccttaaaaaacaaaagctggaagatcaaTCTCAGACACCACCTAAAAACGTTGTAAAGAAAATTGGTAAACTTCCTGCCTCACAGCCtaaaaatttcaaagaaaaattaCCCTCACCACAACCCATAAAACCAATAGATGTGAATGACCCACTAACAATGTTAATGATGATGGAAGGAAACAGAAATCTTGCAACATCCTCTATGGGATCTTTTCAGCCATCTGAAGCAGGAGCCTCCACTTCTCAAGAAATGGTTTACTCAGATGAAGACAGTGAAATGTCGCAAGAGGAAATAGATTCAGAAGAAATGTCAGAATGGGAGGAGGTTCAAA GTCATAGTGTAAATGAAGAAAAGTCACAACTTCCTGATAAACCTGTGGAGATAACATTAGAAATGCCtgatatcttaaaacataagAAAAG aaacaaaaaagCATTTGACTGGAAACTATATTTAAACAGACGAGTAAAACGATTCAAAAAAGAAGTAGCCATAGATATGCATAAG gTGCACCTTCTTTGTCTTCTCTCCCTTGGCTTGCAACAAAATCAAGGCCTTAATGATCCAACAGTTTTGGCTCTTGCTTTCTCCCTCCTCCCAGCACAGCTCACAGTCAAATCTAAATCCAATTTGGAAACGCAAGTTGAAAATCTTCTTGCCTGCTATAAGAAAAAATTTCCACTAGACAAAATTAATCACTGTACAGACATCAAATTA ATACAAGCTCCAACTCTGATTTCTTCAATTTCTGAAGAGACTATATCAGATGCCAGGGTCTGGGTTCTG ATTTTTATTGCTCTGCTTAGATCTGTTGGAGTTACTGTGCGACTCATCCTTTCATTCCAGCCAATGCCTTTTAAAGTTAGTGAG AATGGTGATAAAAGTAAGGAAGTGAAAGAACTGAAGAATAAAGTcaagaaacaacaaaacaaaa AGCCTAAGAGTGATACTGTCAAAACAAACTCATCCAGCAAAAAGTCTAAATCCCATGAGAGTAGCTCACAAGTTGCTCGGCGCTCATCCATGAGAGAGTCAGGCAAGAAGGCAGCtgagaaaaacaagaaaacccTAGAAATTTTGAGCCATAGCTCTAGTGATGAAGAAAGCAAAGAGTCCAGTCAGAAGACCTCTAAAGACAAACTAAGTAAAactacaaagataaaggcaaagaATAAAACTGAGAAATCAGAGAGTGAGACTTGGAATGAAGACTCCAG TTCAGAAAAAGAGTTTCAAGAAGTCAGTTTCTATTCCCCAAAATCTCTGAAGAAAGATTTGAAAATTTTATCCAACAGGAAGATATTGTCTCCCTCTACCAGTGATGAAGAAGACAGTCAAACTAAATCTGGTGTTCTTG GTCATGATTTTTGGTTAGAAATTTATTTtccaaaaacaaagaaatggatCT gttttgattgttttaaatgtcagtTTGGTAAACCTCACTCACTGGAGAACTCTGCTACACAGCCCTTGAGTTATGTCCTAGGATTTAAGAAtg ATGGCAGTGTTAGAGATGTCACTGCCAGATATGCCAGACAATGGCTGTCACACACTAGAAAACTGAGAACAGATGAAGAGTGGTGGACACAGACACTGTTTATGTTTGACCAAACATCTTTTGAAGAGAGAACTTTGGAAGATGATGATATCAAAA GTCATCTTCTAGTACGTCCAATGCCACAAACTATTggagaatttaaaaatcacCCTTT ATATGCTCTACAACGCCATCTTCTCAAGTTTGAAGCTATTTATCCAGAGACCGCTGTTCCGCTTGGTTACATACGGAAGGAGCCAGTGTATGCCAGGGAATGTGTTCGTGTT CTTCATTCAAGAGACAACTGGCTTAAAGAAGGCCGTTTGGTTAGG CTTGGTGAGAAACCTTATAAAATGGTGAAATCCAGACCAAAGTGG AAtaagccaaaagaaaatccagatGCCCTAGACCTTGAACTATTTGGTGAATGGCAGACAGAGATTTACATGGCACCACCAGCATTTAAT GGAAAAGTACCAAAGAATGATTATGGTAACGTAGAACTCTTCAAGCCATGGATGTTACCTAAAGGCACTGTACACATTAAAg GGCAAGGAATGAATAGAGTTGCCaagaaactaaatatagacattgCCCCTGCAATGATTGGATGGGATCATCATTGTGGATGTTCTGTACCACT AATGGATGGCTGGGTTGTTTGTGAAGAATATGCTGACACACTGATGACTGCCTGGTTGGAAGATCAGGAAATTCGTGCACAAAGGGAACAAGAG GCTCTAGAAAAACGAGTGTATGGGAACTGGAGACGTTTGATTCGTGGATTGTTAATTAAAGAAAGATTAAAGAAGAAATTTTTGCAG AATGACCAGTTAGTTGTGACAGCTGAAAAAGAGGCTACATTCTCTGATGGTGAAGAGGCGTGTGATGCCCAACAATCCTGGCCTTGCAACCGCCAACAGGAAGTGATCAAAGAAATATCTAAAAAGGGCACAAAGTCCAAACTCTTGGCAGCATCTAAAGAATCTGAGCTGTGTGAAGCAAAGCCAGAAGAAATGAacaatttagaaaataattttggtGATGACACAAAAGATGAAGTTAAATTGAATTTACTAACAAAAGTCAAAGAAGATAATGTAGGCCGAAAGTCTAGTGTGATCtcaaatgaaagaaaaacaaagttaaaactaaaacaagtcAAAGCTCAGCAGACTAAGGTGAAGGATGAAGAAACCAGCTCTGGAGAATCAGatgaagagacagacagaaagctTAAAGGGAAAGGAATCATTGTTTCTCAAAAGAAATTTGCGAAAATGGATAAAAGAGTTCTGGAACAGAAAAACAAAGGGAAGCAATCAGTGCTAGGTACACACCCAGAAAAGAGAGGCAAGGCAAGACAATCAAGTGCCAAGAAAAATAATCGTAAGAAGAAATCTGAGGATGAAACAGATGATGAAGAGTCAGAGAGTGATGAAGGGCCTGGTCATTTAGCAAAGGCTGCTTCAAAAGGACGTCAGAGCTTGTCAAGGCAGGCTAAGGCTAACATTAAATTTGTGGACAAGAGTGATGATGAAGAAAGCTTTGAAGAAGATTGA